The proteins below are encoded in one region of Amycolatopsis acidiphila:
- a CDS encoding MFS transporter, with the protein MRHSRSPDKPASINQVTLASVIGTVIEWYDFFLYATMAALVFNTEFFPKFDALTGTLVAFGTFAAGFVTRPIGGLIFGHFGDRLGRKKMLVTTMMIMGGSTFAMGLLPGYATIGVWAPILLLVLRMLQGIGLGGEWGGAAILTFEHAPKDRRGLFSSWPQTGVPIGLLLSTLAVNGAGAFGEDALVSWAWRLPFLCSIVLVLVGMFVRLKVSEPPVFERIVESRAQAKVPVVEVFRRYPKLTVLAMGTRFCESLTFNVYNAFILTYTTIVLGLPKGVALNGLLIAAVIGFAVIPVTGRLSDRIGRRPVLMIGAAISGASAFPVFAMIDTKATPLIWIGIIIGWAFGACTLFGPEAAFFAELYPARVRYTGMSIVYQLGVLPSGAIAPAVSTALVGNSGGKSWPVALYILIFAVIALVALAFTPETSRLNRDNSCAPSTAATAGR; encoded by the coding sequence ATGAGGCACTCCCGTTCCCCGGACAAACCCGCGTCGATCAACCAGGTCACCCTGGCGAGCGTGATCGGCACGGTCATCGAGTGGTACGACTTCTTCCTCTACGCCACGATGGCCGCGCTGGTGTTCAACACCGAGTTCTTCCCCAAGTTCGACGCGCTCACCGGCACGCTGGTCGCTTTCGGCACCTTCGCGGCGGGATTCGTCACCCGGCCGATCGGCGGGCTGATCTTCGGCCACTTCGGCGACCGGCTCGGCCGCAAGAAGATGCTCGTCACCACGATGATGATCATGGGTGGCTCGACGTTCGCGATGGGCCTGCTGCCCGGCTACGCCACGATCGGCGTCTGGGCCCCGATTCTGCTGCTGGTCCTGCGGATGCTGCAGGGTATCGGCCTCGGTGGCGAGTGGGGCGGGGCGGCGATCCTCACGTTCGAGCACGCGCCGAAGGACCGCCGCGGCCTGTTCAGCAGCTGGCCGCAAACCGGGGTTCCGATCGGCCTGCTGCTGTCCACGCTCGCCGTCAACGGTGCCGGTGCCTTCGGCGAGGACGCGCTCGTGTCGTGGGCCTGGCGCCTGCCGTTCCTGTGCAGCATCGTGCTGGTGCTGGTCGGCATGTTCGTGCGGCTGAAGGTTTCCGAACCGCCGGTCTTCGAGCGGATCGTGGAATCCCGCGCCCAGGCGAAAGTGCCCGTCGTCGAGGTGTTCCGCCGGTACCCGAAGCTCACCGTGCTCGCGATGGGCACCCGATTCTGCGAAAGCCTGACGTTCAACGTCTACAACGCTTTCATCCTCACCTACACCACCATCGTGCTCGGCCTCCCGAAAGGTGTGGCGCTCAACGGACTGCTCATCGCCGCGGTGATCGGCTTCGCGGTCATCCCGGTCACGGGCAGGCTGTCCGACCGGATCGGCCGCCGGCCCGTGCTCATGATCGGCGCGGCCATCTCCGGCGCGTCGGCGTTCCCGGTGTTCGCGATGATCGACACCAAGGCCACCCCGCTGATCTGGATCGGGATCATCATCGGCTGGGCCTTCGGGGCCTGCACGCTGTTCGGACCCGAAGCAGCCTTCTTCGCCGAGCTGTACCCGGCCCGGGTGCGCTACACCGGCATGTCGATCGTCTACCAGCTCGGCGTGCTGCCCTCCGGGGCGATCGCGCCTGCCGTGTCGACCGCGCTGGTCGGCAACTCCGGCGGGAAGTCCTGGCCGGTCGCGCTGTACATACTGATCTTCGCCGTCATCGCGCTCGTCGCGCTCGCCTTCACCCCGGAGACCTCGCGGCTCAACCGGGACAACAGCTGCGCGCCCAGCACCGCCGCCACCGCCGGCCGGTGA
- a CDS encoding DUF4232 domain-containing protein, translating to MKTIQRAATATIAGGIAAGSLLLAGGTASAMPSDEPCGVSDVHITVTPEAAHAAGQEAYLITYTAAAPTTNCRLDGVPTGLSFVSGGQNNASDTTVTPDAPGAVPVPVNLTAGHPAESRILQDAAAPVTFLPDALNLNLPTGPDGSSTTVAWPAGAPLKGTTARVTAVAPADAS from the coding sequence ATGAAGACTATCCAGCGCGCCGCCACCGCGACCATCGCCGGCGGGATCGCCGCCGGAAGCCTGCTGCTGGCTGGGGGCACGGCCAGCGCGATGCCCTCGGACGAGCCCTGTGGGGTTTCCGACGTGCACATCACCGTCACACCCGAAGCCGCGCACGCCGCGGGCCAGGAGGCGTACCTGATCACCTACACCGCCGCCGCTCCCACCACGAACTGCCGGCTCGACGGCGTGCCCACCGGCCTGAGCTTCGTGTCCGGCGGGCAGAACAACGCCAGTGACACCACCGTCACGCCCGACGCTCCGGGCGCCGTCCCGGTGCCGGTGAACCTGACCGCCGGTCATCCGGCCGAATCGCGCATCCTGCAGGACGCCGCCGCGCCGGTGACCTTCCTGCCCGACGCGCTGAACCTGAACCTGCCCACCGGGCCCGACGGCTCCTCCACCACCGTCGCCTGGCCCGCCGGGGCGCCCCTGAAAGGCACGACCGCTCGGGTCACCGCGGTCGCCCCCGCCGACGCGAGCTGA
- a CDS encoding SMP-30/gluconolactonase/LRE family protein — protein MAMTPLPGVTVTPVAYFPKGHFLENLAVRADGSVLITAVLQKELWYVPANPAAEPVEPLLLHTFDHLVTGIAEVEPEVFVLCLTEGYTTHESHLVRLDLTGWQPGNPLTPEVLLTFDDRVRALNGSCLLGPGVLTVADCFAGLIWRVDLTQRTGRIWLAHDTMGDDPDSEVDPPPQPGVNGVRYSPRTGYLYYTSTAQQVFMRVPVDPATLDPAGPPEFVTALSDGDDFCVDDEAGVAYVTRHRANTLDRVPLVPRYGSEVRHLIGDPLAPVMVGPSSAAWGRGPEDTGRVIYVTTDGGTTAPPDGAVRHAALLRFELTDAEQE, from the coding sequence ATGGCCATGACCCCGCTTCCCGGCGTCACCGTGACCCCGGTCGCCTACTTCCCGAAGGGCCACTTCCTGGAGAACCTCGCCGTCCGCGCCGACGGTTCGGTGCTGATCACCGCGGTACTGCAGAAGGAACTGTGGTACGTACCCGCGAACCCGGCCGCGGAGCCGGTCGAACCGCTGCTGCTGCACACCTTCGACCACCTGGTCACCGGGATCGCCGAGGTCGAACCCGAGGTGTTCGTCCTGTGCCTGACCGAGGGCTACACCACCCACGAGTCCCACCTGGTACGCCTCGACCTCACCGGCTGGCAGCCCGGCAACCCACTCACACCGGAGGTCCTCCTCACCTTCGACGACCGGGTCCGCGCGCTCAACGGCTCCTGCCTGCTCGGCCCCGGCGTGCTCACCGTCGCCGACTGCTTCGCCGGCCTGATCTGGCGCGTCGACCTCACCCAGCGCACCGGCCGAATCTGGCTGGCGCACGACACGATGGGCGACGACCCGGACAGCGAGGTCGACCCACCGCCCCAGCCCGGCGTCAACGGCGTGCGCTACAGCCCCCGCACCGGCTACCTCTACTACACCTCCACCGCCCAACAGGTCTTCATGCGCGTCCCGGTCGACCCGGCCACCCTCGACCCGGCCGGCCCGCCGGAGTTCGTCACCGCCCTGTCTGACGGTGACGACTTCTGCGTCGACGACGAAGCCGGTGTCGCCTACGTGACAAGGCATCGCGCCAACACCCTCGACCGGGTCCCGCTGGTTCCCCGGTACGGCAGCGAGGTGCGCCACCTCATCGGCGACCCGCTCGCCCCCGTCATGGTCGGGCCCTCCAGCGCCGCCTGGGGCCGCGGCCCCGAGGACACCGGCCGGGTCATCTACGTGACCACCGACGGCGGGACCACCGCCCCACCCGACGGTGCCGTCCGCCACGCCGCCCTGTTGCGCTTCGAACTCACCGACGCCGAGCAGGAGTAA
- a CDS encoding TetR/AcrR family transcriptional regulator: MGPSFVKENGRPLLEAARRCFVRNGFHRTSMQDVFAESGRSAGAVYRYFPKKEDMILAVAAQNLDDVAETLRAALAEGGGERRLGEVLAELLQAVAERHADRDLAAVALMVWSEALRNPALAERLRAAITTMSEDMAELVRHRGLGGEPAGTSAEALAQAILAVLPGFLLELAVLGPDGVAGFTDAVRVLWPD, encoded by the coding sequence ATGGGCCCCTCCTTCGTTAAAGAGAACGGACGTCCGCTCCTGGAGGCGGCGCGCCGCTGCTTCGTCCGCAACGGCTTCCACCGCACGTCCATGCAGGACGTGTTCGCCGAGTCCGGCCGCTCGGCGGGCGCGGTCTACCGGTACTTCCCCAAGAAGGAGGACATGATCCTCGCCGTCGCGGCGCAGAACCTGGACGACGTCGCCGAGACACTGCGCGCCGCGCTGGCCGAGGGCGGTGGCGAGCGCAGGCTCGGCGAGGTGCTGGCCGAACTGCTGCAGGCGGTCGCCGAGCGGCACGCGGACCGCGATCTGGCGGCCGTCGCGCTGATGGTGTGGTCGGAGGCGCTGCGCAACCCCGCGCTGGCCGAACGGTTGCGGGCGGCCATCACCACCATGAGCGAGGACATGGCCGAGCTGGTCCGGCACCGCGGGCTCGGCGGCGAGCCGGCCGGCACCTCCGCCGAGGCGCTCGCCCAGGCGATCCTGGCCGTCCTGCCCGGTTTCCTGCTCGAACTGGCCGTGCTCGGCCCTGACGGCGTCGCCGGCTTTACGGACGCCGTCCGGGTCTTATGGCCGGATTGA
- a CDS encoding IclR family transcriptional regulator: protein MSEALRKAISILDALRDAPDDLSARDLAVRLDIPKSTAQRLLQTLEESRMAMQDPVSRKYRLGPHTLALGMAYRERLDLRNAALPHMRALRDATDETIGLSVAMGAQRMFIEEVQSQSELRTHSELGHPYPLWAGAPGRVLLAHLLPAEIDAALNKAGDAPWQAIRLRGRDEFAARLAEIRSTGHDRAFDETISGVSAIAVPVHDASARAVAALSVSGPSARMSDAEMDRILPETLAAAERISHGLGG, encoded by the coding sequence GTGAGTGAGGCGTTGCGCAAGGCGATCTCGATCCTCGACGCCCTGCGGGACGCACCAGATGATCTGAGTGCCCGGGATCTGGCCGTCCGGCTCGACATTCCCAAGAGCACGGCCCAGCGACTGCTGCAGACTCTGGAAGAGTCGCGGATGGCGATGCAGGACCCGGTGAGCCGCAAGTACCGGCTGGGCCCGCACACGCTGGCACTGGGCATGGCTTACCGGGAGCGGCTCGACCTGCGCAACGCGGCGCTGCCGCACATGCGCGCGCTGCGGGACGCGACCGACGAGACCATCGGGCTCTCGGTCGCGATGGGCGCGCAGCGGATGTTCATCGAAGAGGTGCAGAGCCAATCGGAGCTGCGCACCCACTCCGAACTGGGCCACCCCTATCCGCTGTGGGCCGGAGCTCCGGGCAGGGTGCTGCTGGCGCACCTGCTGCCCGCAGAGATCGACGCCGCGCTGAACAAGGCAGGGGACGCGCCCTGGCAAGCAATCCGGCTGCGTGGCCGCGACGAGTTCGCTGCGAGGCTGGCCGAAATCCGCAGCACCGGCCACGACCGCGCCTTCGACGAGACGATAAGCGGCGTCAGCGCGATCGCGGTCCCGGTGCACGACGCCTCTGCGCGGGCTGTCGCCGCGCTGTCCGTCTCCGGTCCCAGCGCGCGCATGAGCGACGCCGAAATGGACCGCATCCTCCCCGAGACCCTGGCCGCGGCCGAGCGGATCAGCCACGGCCTCGGCGGCTGA
- a CDS encoding DoxX family protein — translation MNIALWIAQGLLALVYLAAGGLKVVRPREQLAASGNFDWMKDSSDTGVKAVGLVEILGALGVILPWLTGIAPILTPIAAVGLVVVQIGALRVHLVRDERQPLPANVLLLLLAAFAAVGRFLG, via the coding sequence GTGAACATCGCACTGTGGATCGCCCAGGGTCTGCTCGCATTGGTCTACCTCGCCGCGGGCGGGCTCAAGGTCGTGCGGCCGCGTGAGCAGCTGGCCGCGTCGGGCAACTTCGACTGGATGAAGGACTCGTCGGACACTGGCGTGAAGGCGGTCGGTCTGGTGGAGATCCTCGGCGCGCTGGGCGTGATCCTGCCCTGGCTGACCGGGATCGCCCCGATCCTCACTCCGATCGCCGCGGTCGGCCTGGTCGTGGTGCAGATCGGCGCGCTTCGGGTGCACCTGGTCCGCGACGAGCGCCAACCGTTGCCCGCCAACGTGCTCCTGCTGCTGCTCGCCGCCTTCGCCGCGGTCGGCCGCTTCCTGGGCTGA
- a CDS encoding winged helix-turn-helix transcriptional regulator gives MAKVIRKTDRPPRIRDGGAVREVLDRIGDKWSLLVIGTLRSGPLRFGELEQAAAGISQRMLTLTLKHLVEDGLVVRTAYAEVPPRVEYEVTELGRSLVPLVMALAEWAMANHEQINANRRSYRRS, from the coding sequence ATGGCGAAGGTCATACGCAAGACGGACCGCCCGCCGCGCATCCGGGACGGTGGCGCGGTCCGCGAGGTGCTGGACCGGATCGGTGACAAGTGGAGTCTGCTGGTGATCGGCACCCTGCGTTCCGGCCCGCTGCGGTTCGGTGAGCTGGAGCAGGCCGCTGCCGGTATCTCGCAGCGAATGTTGACGCTGACGCTCAAACACCTGGTCGAGGACGGTCTGGTCGTGCGCACCGCCTATGCCGAGGTGCCGCCTCGGGTCGAGTACGAGGTGACCGAGTTGGGCCGGAGCCTGGTGCCGCTGGTGATGGCGCTCGCCGAGTGGGCGATGGCCAACCACGAGCAGATCAACGCCAACCGTAGGTCCTACCGTAGGTCTTGA
- a CDS encoding aldehyde dehydrogenase → MTIDYDRLYLAGQWTEPATEHRIDVHSASTEELLGAVPEAAEADVDDAVAAARRAFDDPAGWSRWEPHQRADVLERFAVALEKRAQETARRVTVQNGMPISLAQQFEGGFPPVLLRYFSELVTCSPQEETRPGMLGGSSRVIREPVGVVAAVVPWNVPQAITFLKLAPALAAGCTVVLKPAPETVLDAMLMAEAAAEAELPAGVLSVVPGGRELGAYLIAHPGVDKVSFTGSTAAGRAIAETCGRLLRPVTLELGGKSAAIVLDDANLSETIESFFAATLLNNGQICWLGTRVLAPRSRYGEVVDAVTDLARSLAIGDPLAETTQVGPLVSARQRDRVESYIAKGRGEGARVTTGGGRPAGLDRGWFVEPTVFADVDNQHTIAQEEIFGPVLSVIPYGDEDEAVAIANASEYGLGGSVWTADPDRGESVARRVESGTIGVNAYANDPTAPFGGIKSSGIGRELGPEGLHSYQVFKTIYLDPSKG, encoded by the coding sequence ATGACCATCGACTACGACCGGCTCTACCTGGCCGGGCAGTGGACCGAACCCGCCACCGAACACCGCATCGACGTGCATTCGGCGAGCACCGAGGAGTTGCTCGGCGCCGTCCCCGAGGCCGCCGAGGCGGACGTCGACGACGCGGTCGCCGCCGCACGCCGAGCCTTCGACGACCCGGCCGGCTGGTCCCGCTGGGAGCCGCACCAGCGCGCCGACGTCCTCGAACGGTTCGCCGTGGCACTGGAAAAGCGCGCCCAGGAAACCGCGCGGCGGGTCACCGTCCAGAACGGGATGCCGATCTCGCTGGCACAGCAGTTCGAGGGCGGCTTCCCGCCGGTGCTGTTGCGGTACTTCAGCGAGCTGGTCACCTGCTCGCCGCAGGAGGAGACCAGGCCGGGCATGCTCGGGGGCAGCTCGCGGGTGATCCGCGAACCGGTCGGCGTGGTCGCCGCGGTCGTGCCGTGGAACGTTCCCCAGGCGATCACCTTCCTCAAACTGGCCCCGGCGCTGGCCGCGGGGTGCACGGTGGTGCTCAAACCCGCCCCGGAGACGGTCCTCGACGCGATGCTGATGGCGGAGGCCGCCGCCGAAGCCGAACTGCCCGCGGGCGTGCTCAGCGTCGTCCCGGGTGGCCGCGAACTGGGCGCCTACCTCATCGCGCATCCCGGAGTGGACAAGGTGTCGTTCACCGGCTCCACGGCGGCGGGACGGGCCATCGCGGAGACCTGCGGCCGACTGCTGCGGCCGGTGACGCTGGAGCTGGGCGGGAAGTCGGCCGCGATCGTCCTCGATGACGCGAACCTGTCGGAGACCATCGAGAGCTTCTTCGCCGCCACGCTGCTGAACAACGGCCAGATCTGCTGGCTGGGCACCCGGGTGCTGGCTCCGCGGTCCCGTTACGGCGAGGTCGTGGACGCCGTCACCGACCTGGCCCGCTCGCTCGCCATCGGTGACCCGCTCGCCGAGACCACCCAGGTCGGCCCGCTGGTGTCGGCGCGCCAACGCGACCGGGTGGAGTCCTACATCGCCAAGGGACGCGGTGAGGGCGCGCGAGTCACGACCGGCGGCGGCCGGCCGGCCGGACTCGACCGCGGCTGGTTCGTCGAACCCACGGTGTTCGCCGACGTCGACAACCAGCACACGATCGCGCAGGAGGAGATCTTCGGTCCGGTGCTGTCGGTGATCCCCTACGGCGACGAGGACGAGGCGGTCGCGATCGCCAACGCCAGCGAGTACGGGCTCGGTGGCAGCGTGTGGACGGCTGACCCCGACCGCGGCGAGTCCGTGGCGCGCCGGGTGGAATCGGGAACGATCGGTGTCAACGCCTACGCCAACGACCCCACCGCGCCGTTCGGCGGCATCAAGTCCAGCGGCATCGGCCGCGAGCTGGGACCCGAGGGCCTGCACTCCTACCAGGTGTTCAAGACCATCTACCTGGACCCCAGCAAGGGGTAG